The Bifidobacterium bifidum ATCC 29521 = JCM 1255 = DSM 20456 region CTGTTCGGCGGTCAGCTCGCTCATGGTCTTCTTCATATCCATGATGAGCTCGGCGTTGATGCGCACGTCGGTGGTGGTGCCGCCAATGCCGCCGGACGGCTGGTGCATCAGCACGCGGGCATGCGAGGTCAGGAACCGCTTGCCCTTGGTGCCGGAGCTCAGCAGGAACTGGCCCATCGACGCGCACATGCCCAGGCCGACGGTCGCCACGTCGGGCTGGATGAGCTGCATGGTGTCGTAGATGGCCATGCCTGCGGTAATCGAGCCACCGGGCGAGTTGATATACAGCCAGATGTCCTTCTTCGGGTCCTCCGCGGCCAGCATGAGCATCTGTGCGCAAATGCGGTTGGCCATGTCATCCTTGACCTCTTCACCCATCCAGATGATGCGGTCCTTCAACAGACGATTGAAAATCGGATCCGGCATCGACGGCATGTCGCCGTCCGCCATCACCGGGGATGATGTCAGCAAATCTGCCACCTTATCTCCTTGACTCACAGTATGTTGTGTCTCACAATACGTTACAGCAATTCACTCTACCTG contains the following coding sequences:
- a CDS encoding ATP-dependent Clp protease proteolytic subunit; translated protein: MADGDMPSMPDPIFNRLLKDRIIWMGEEVKDDMANRICAQMLMLAAEDPKKDIWLYINSPGGSITAGMAIYDTMQLIQPDVATVGLGMCASMGQFLLSSGTKGKRFLTSHARVLMHQPSGGIGGTTTDVRINAELIMDMKKTMSELTAEQTGHTVEEIYRDNEYDHWFTATEALEYGFVDKIITTHDSMTKGE